The following coding sequences lie in one Lelliottia jeotgali genomic window:
- a CDS encoding Regulatory protein AsnC: MANARTAYAELAKQFGVSPGTIHVRVEKMKQAGIITGARIDVSPKQLGYDVCCFIGIILKSAKDYPSALARLESLEEVTEAYYTTGHYSIFIKVMCRSIDALQQVLINKIQTIDEIQSTETLISLQNPIMRTIRP; the protein is encoded by the coding sequence ATGGCCAATGCCCGTACCGCCTATGCGGAACTGGCCAAACAATTCGGCGTCAGCCCAGGCACAATTCACGTTCGCGTAGAGAAAATGAAACAGGCGGGGATTATTACCGGGGCGCGGATCGACGTCAGTCCAAAACAACTTGGGTATGACGTGTGCTGCTTTATTGGCATTATTCTGAAAAGCGCAAAAGATTACCCCTCCGCACTGGCCCGCCTCGAAAGCCTGGAAGAAGTCACTGAAGCCTATTACACCACCGGGCACTACAGCATCTTTATTAAGGTAATGTGCCGGTCGATCGACGCCCTCCAGCAGGTACTTATCAACAAGATCCAAACAATTGATGAAATTCAGTCCACCGAGACGCTGATCTCCCTGCAGAACCCTATCATGCGTACCATTCGCCCTTAG
- a CDS encoding FMN-binding protein MioC, whose amino-acid sequence MADITLISGSTLGGAEYVAEHLAEKLEDAGFSTETLHGPLLEDLPSDGIWLLITSTHGAGDIPDNLQPLYDELLEQLPDLSAVRFGAIGIGSREYDTFCGAVEKVEAAIASCGAKQIGQTLKINILDHDIPEDPAEEWLGEWKNLLNND is encoded by the coding sequence ATGGCAGATATTACTCTTATCAGTGGCAGTACTCTTGGCGGCGCGGAATATGTTGCAGAACACCTGGCGGAAAAGCTTGAAGACGCTGGATTCTCAACCGAAACACTGCATGGTCCGTTACTGGAAGATCTCCCGTCTGATGGGATCTGGCTGCTGATCACCTCCACGCACGGTGCCGGTGATATCCCGGATAACCTGCAGCCTCTCTATGATGAGCTTCTCGAACAGCTTCCAGACCTGTCAGCCGTGCGTTTTGGCGCGATTGGGATTGGTAGTCGTGAATACGACACATTTTGCGGTGCGGTAGAGAAAGTAGAAGCCGCGATCGCATCCTGTGGGGCAAAACAGATCGGCCAAACGCTGAAGATCAACATCCTCGATCACGATATTCCAGAGGATCCAGCAGAAGAATGGCTGGGTGAATGGAAAAATTTACTCAATAACGATTAA